One stretch of Chryseobacterium indologenes DNA includes these proteins:
- a CDS encoding AAA family ATPase, translated as MSDTYQAEDIRQLTEKVKEKNYLFSLLRQEINKVIIGQEYMIDRLLVGLLGNGHVLLEGVPGLAKTLAIKTLADAVHGEFSRIQFTPDLLPADVVGTMIYNIKDNDFSIKRGPVFANFVLADEINRAPAKVQSALLEVMQEKQVTIGDETMKLPKPFLVLATQNPIDQEGTYLLPEAQSDRFMLKCTIDYPAFEDERQVMRMVSTSHQPTVKPVISLQDIIDAKEIINQIYLDEKIEKYILDMVFATRYPENYGLSELKNYISFGASPRASINLAIASRAYAFLKGRAFVIPEDVKALAKDVLRHRMGLTFEAEAEEISTEEIINRILAKIQAP; from the coding sequence ATGTCAGATACATATCAAGCCGAGGATATCCGTCAGTTGACGGAAAAAGTAAAAGAAAAAAACTACTTATTTTCTCTTCTGAGACAGGAAATCAACAAGGTGATTATTGGACAGGAATACATGATAGACCGCCTACTGGTAGGACTCTTAGGAAATGGTCATGTCCTTTTGGAAGGAGTTCCGGGACTGGCAAAAACCTTAGCCATCAAAACACTGGCAGATGCAGTTCATGGTGAGTTCTCAAGAATTCAGTTTACGCCGGATTTGCTTCCGGCGGACGTTGTGGGAACCATGATTTATAATATCAAAGACAATGATTTCTCTATAAAAAGAGGTCCGGTATTCGCAAATTTTGTTCTTGCGGATGAGATCAACCGTGCCCCTGCAAAAGTACAGTCAGCGCTTTTAGAAGTGATGCAGGAAAAGCAGGTGACGATTGGGGATGAAACCATGAAGCTTCCAAAACCATTTTTGGTCCTGGCTACTCAGAACCCAATCGATCAGGAGGGAACTTATCTGTTACCGGAAGCACAAAGTGACCGTTTTATGCTGAAATGTACTATAGATTATCCTGCTTTTGAAGACGAAAGACAGGTGATGAGAATGGTTTCCACTTCTCACCAGCCAACGGTAAAACCGGTAATTTCACTTCAGGATATTATTGATGCAAAAGAAATCATAAATCAGATCTATTTGGACGAAAAAATAGAAAAGTATATTCTGGATATGGTTTTTGCAACCCGTTATCCTGAGAATTACGGACTTTCTGAACTTAAAAATTATATCAGTTTCGGAGCTTCTCCAAGAGCTTCCATCAATCTTGCTATTGCTTCAAGAGCTTATGCATTCTTAAAGGGCAGAGCTTTTGTAATTCCTGAAGATGTAAAAGCTTTAGCTAAAGATGTATTGAGACATAGAATGGGCTTAACTTTTGAAGCGGAAGCAGAAGAGATCTCAACAGAAGAAATTATTAATAGAATTTTAGCAAAAATCCAGGCCCCATAA
- a CDS encoding BatD family protein: MRKILLILPFLICVNAFSQILSSNVEKKTIALGEINHLVIKIDNLHDEQVSSAAKNELLPFHFEETKDSIGQNANSYERKIEFAVFEEGKFTIPELEFKVGDKILKTIPYEIEVINTAQKADQINDIMKNKEVKLEAKDYWELYKFYILAALAAIALIIAIIIIVKWGRKAKSSPVVATNQTLKELDSLKKKKYIEGGNFRSFYVELIEISRNFITKQYHLPADVLLTDDLIDVLKKNNTISQDNEKIIEEVFLRGDLVKFAKTFPDQVIMEKDFADIRDFVKRSSKDLEFENLRKDV, from the coding sequence TTGAGAAAAATACTTTTAATACTGCCTTTTCTAATCTGTGTAAATGCTTTTTCACAGATATTGTCCTCCAATGTAGAGAAGAAAACTATTGCTTTGGGAGAAATAAACCACCTTGTCATAAAGATTGATAATCTCCATGACGAGCAGGTAAGTTCTGCAGCCAAAAATGAATTGTTACCTTTTCACTTTGAGGAAACCAAGGACAGTATTGGCCAAAATGCCAATTCGTACGAAAGAAAAATTGAATTTGCTGTTTTTGAAGAAGGAAAGTTTACCATTCCGGAACTGGAGTTTAAAGTAGGAGATAAAATACTTAAAACCATTCCTTACGAAATAGAAGTCATTAATACGGCTCAGAAAGCCGATCAGATTAATGATATCATGAAAAATAAAGAGGTGAAGCTTGAAGCCAAAGACTATTGGGAGCTGTACAAATTCTATATTCTTGCAGCATTGGCGGCCATCGCTCTGATTATCGCCATCATTATCATTGTAAAATGGGGAAGAAAAGCGAAGAGCTCGCCGGTAGTAGCGACCAATCAAACCCTGAAAGAATTGGATTCCCTTAAAAAGAAAAAGTACATTGAAGGAGGTAATTTCCGTTCCTTTTATGTGGAGCTTATTGAAATATCAAGAAATTTTATTACCAAACAATACCATCTTCCGGCAGATGTTCTTTTAACGGATGATCTTATTGATGTTCTGAAAAAAAACAATACGATTTCTCAGGATAATGAGAAAATTATTGAAGAAGTATTCCTGAGAGGAGATCTGGTGAAATTCGCCAAAACATTCCCGGATCAGGTAATTATGGAGAAAGACTTTGCAGACATTAGAGACTTTGTGAAAAGATCTTCCAAAGATTTAGAATTCGAAAACTTAAGAAAGGATGTTTAA
- a CDS encoding GNAT family N-acetyltransferase, with amino-acid sequence MSDVIIRRAIQEDCASMLELIKELAEYEKALHEVTVTLEEFTEDGFGKSPVWGAFVAELNGEIVGISLYYDRYSTWKGRRLYLEDLVVTERMRGKQIGKLLFDATVEHGKNNAYSGMVFQVLNWNEPAINFYKKYNPKFDDEWLNVSIEFK; translated from the coding sequence ATGAGTGATGTTATAATTAGAAGAGCCATTCAGGAGGACTGTGCTTCCATGCTGGAATTAATTAAAGAACTTGCAGAATACGAAAAAGCATTACATGAAGTAACTGTAACGCTAGAGGAGTTTACAGAAGATGGTTTTGGGAAATCACCAGTCTGGGGAGCTTTTGTTGCAGAACTGAATGGTGAAATTGTAGGAATCTCATTATACTATGACCGATATTCAACCTGGAAAGGAAGAAGGCTTTATCTTGAAGATCTGGTAGTTACCGAAAGAATGAGAGGAAAACAGATAGGAAAACTTCTGTTTGATGCTACAGTAGAACATGGAAAAAATAATGCATACAGCGGTATGGTTTTCCAAGTGCTGAATTGGAATGAACCTGCTATCAATTTTTATAAAAAATACAATCCGAAATTTGATGACGAATGGCTGAACGTATCTATTGAGTTTAAGTAA
- a CDS encoding DUF58 domain-containing protein has protein sequence MQIKDIVKKVKQIEIRTRKKTEAALMGQYHSAFKGQGMTFSEVRPYQFGDEIRRIDWNKTARFREPFVKVMEEERELTMMLVVDISASMDYGTKAQLKREYVAEIAASLGFSAAGNNDKVGLILFADKVYKVIPPQKGRKHILSIISNILTADYVPAESKIDKALEYMMGIFKRKSLVFLFSDFQDEYDSKMLRVASKKHQLLGLRIYDEKDNEIPDVGYTLLYDVETGKEIWANTSSARWRYTFAEAQKQKLRALEEDFSNSSASFMNVNTGSDYSKLLYNYFQKK, from the coding sequence ATGCAGATAAAAGATATTGTAAAAAAAGTAAAGCAGATAGAAATCCGTACCCGAAAAAAAACGGAAGCTGCTTTGATGGGGCAATATCACAGTGCCTTCAAAGGGCAGGGAATGACTTTTTCAGAAGTCCGTCCCTATCAGTTTGGTGATGAGATCAGAAGAATCGACTGGAATAAGACCGCTCGTTTCCGAGAACCATTTGTGAAGGTAATGGAAGAAGAAAGGGAGCTGACCATGATGCTTGTGGTAGATATTTCGGCTTCTATGGATTATGGAACAAAAGCCCAGCTGAAAAGAGAATATGTGGCGGAAATTGCAGCCAGCCTGGGATTTTCAGCAGCCGGAAATAATGATAAGGTTGGATTGATCCTTTTTGCAGATAAAGTATATAAAGTAATTCCTCCTCAAAAAGGAAGAAAACATATCCTTTCTATCATCAGTAATATTCTTACAGCAGACTATGTCCCGGCAGAATCTAAAATAGACAAAGCGTTGGAATATATGATGGGAATTTTTAAAAGGAAATCTCTGGTATTCTTATTTTCAGATTTTCAGGATGAATATGATTCTAAAATGCTGAGAGTAGCTTCCAAGAAACATCAGTTGCTGGGACTAAGAATATATGATGAGAAAGACAATGAAATTCCAGATGTGGGCTATACTTTATTATATGATGTGGAAACAGGAAAAGAAATATGGGCCAATACCTCCAGTGCAAGATGGAGATATACCTTTGCCGAAGCTCAAAAGCAAAAATTAAGAGCATTGGAAGAAGATTTTTCCAACAGTTCTGCCAGTTTTATGAATGTAAATACCGGTTCAGATTATTCAAAATTGTTGTATAATTATTTTCAGAAAAAATAA
- a CDS encoding VWA domain-containing protein, with amino-acid sequence MFNFEFYSPWFLLLFLLFIPLIIKDAGKKKRKGIKVPTIKNMGTGGGIQGILFLLKISKYIILSALIIAMARPRTFTVSQDRDDTKGVDIMLSIDVSLSMLAKDLNPDRITALKDIAVKFVQKRPNDRIGVVAYAAEAFTKVPVTSDHQVVIDEIKNLNSTGLEPGTAIGEGLSVAVNHLIKSKAKSKVIILMTDGVSNIENAIPPQLAAELAKNNNIKVYTIGIGTNGYALMPTAVDFFGDLIFTEAEVTIDENTLREIAQTTGGKYFRATSNSSLEEVYNEINQLEKSDVKISKLYNYEEYFKIFLWAALAMLVLDALMRWVFYKILS; translated from the coding sequence ATGTTTAATTTTGAGTTTTACAGTCCGTGGTTTTTACTGCTTTTTCTGCTGTTTATTCCTCTTATTATAAAAGATGCGGGTAAAAAGAAAAGAAAAGGCATAAAAGTTCCTACCATAAAAAATATGGGAACTGGCGGTGGTATACAAGGGATTCTTTTCTTACTGAAGATATCAAAGTATATCATTCTTTCAGCGCTTATTATTGCCATGGCAAGACCTAGAACCTTTACAGTTTCGCAAGATAGAGATGATACAAAAGGAGTAGATATTATGCTGTCTATTGATGTTTCACTCAGCATGCTGGCAAAAGATTTAAATCCGGACCGTATTACTGCCCTTAAGGATATTGCGGTTAAATTTGTTCAGAAACGCCCAAATGACAGGATAGGAGTGGTGGCGTATGCGGCAGAGGCATTTACCAAAGTTCCGGTTACATCAGATCATCAGGTAGTGATTGATGAGATCAAAAACCTGAATTCTACTGGTCTTGAACCGGGAACAGCAATTGGAGAAGGTCTTTCCGTAGCTGTAAACCATTTAATTAAAAGTAAAGCCAAAAGTAAGGTGATCATTCTGATGACTGATGGGGTAAGTAATATTGAAAATGCGATTCCGCCACAACTTGCTGCAGAACTGGCAAAAAATAATAATATAAAAGTATATACCATTGGGATTGGTACAAACGGATATGCCCTGATGCCAACAGCCGTAGACTTTTTCGGGGACCTTATTTTTACCGAAGCTGAGGTAACTATTGATGAAAACACATTGAGAGAAATTGCCCAGACTACTGGTGGGAAATATTTCAGAGCAACTTCCAACAGCAGTCTTGAAGAAGTATATAATGAGATTAACCAGCTGGAAAAATCTGATGTGAAAATATCGAAGCTGTATAACTATGAAGAGTATTTCAAAATATTTCTTTGGGCAGCTTTGGCGATGCTGGTGCTGGATGCATTAATGAGATGGGTATTTTATAAAATTTTAAGCTGA